In a genomic window of Mustela nigripes isolate SB6536 chromosome 8, MUSNIG.SB6536, whole genome shotgun sequence:
- the C8H12orf76 gene encoding uncharacterized protein C12orf76 homolog, whose product MARLVRWWLSFSLGSLLAGQAEAPSPVEPREQSRPYAVLRGQNLVLMGTIFSILLVTVILMAFCVYKPIRRR is encoded by the exons ATGGCGCGTCTTGTGAGGTGGTGGCTGTCCTTCAGCCTGGGCAGTCTTCTGGCGGGGCAGGCGGAGGCCCCGAGCCCGGTGGAGCCGCGGGAGCAGAGCCGGCCCTACGCCGTGCTGCGTGGGCAGAATCTGG TGTTGATGGGAACCATTTTCAGCATCCTGCTAGTGACCGTGATCCTTATGGCATTTTGTGTCTACAAGCCCATTCGCCGTCGGTGA